One part of the Terrimicrobium sacchariphilum genome encodes these proteins:
- a CDS encoding carbohydrate-binding family 9-like protein, with protein sequence MPKSVFHFRQTRSLALAGLLLATGPVRAEEPPRATAEYVAIDPKVDGVLEDAVWGKASVINAPAGETRFLWNEKGVYVAFRGVEKTPVMGHAKEGESLHEEDAFELFLDQRGDHRQFYEVQIDPAGRVFVKTHILTAEPRLTEEGRLTPEFGASELWRYVIPPPEGFLSASRLNRETGEWTVEMFLPASFVNRRDDGAPLTPRTLRIHLVRNNWDLAKGEEGRQLVSISWAPVLEKHAHISPTRMGYLELKKPSEAK encoded by the coding sequence ATGCCAAAATCCGTATTTCATTTCAGGCAGACGCGAAGCCTCGCGCTGGCCGGCCTATTGCTTGCCACAGGCCCCGTGCGGGCGGAGGAACCGCCCAGAGCGACGGCGGAATATGTCGCCATCGATCCCAAGGTCGATGGCGTGCTGGAGGATGCGGTATGGGGCAAGGCATCGGTGATCAATGCACCTGCCGGGGAAACCCGTTTCCTCTGGAATGAAAAGGGCGTTTATGTCGCCTTCCGGGGCGTGGAGAAAACTCCCGTGATGGGCCATGCGAAGGAGGGCGAGTCGCTGCACGAGGAGGATGCCTTTGAACTCTTCCTGGATCAGCGCGGAGATCATCGCCAGTTTTACGAAGTCCAGATCGACCCGGCGGGCCGGGTGTTTGTGAAGACGCACATCCTGACGGCGGAACCTCGCCTGACCGAGGAGGGAAGGCTCACGCCGGAATTCGGAGCCTCCGAGTTATGGCGCTACGTGATTCCTCCGCCAGAGGGATTTCTCTCCGCCAGCAGGCTGAATCGGGAAACGGGTGAGTGGACGGTGGAGATGTTCCTCCCCGCCAGTTTCGTCAATCGCCGCGACGACGGGGCGCCTTTGACGCCGCGGACATTGAGGATTCACCTCGTGCGCAACAACTGGGATCTCGCCAAGGGCGAGGAAGGCCGCCAGCTCGTATCCATTTCCTGGGCACCGGTGCTCGAGAAACACGCGCACATCTCACCGACCAGAATGGGCTACCTGGAACTGAAGAAGCCCAGCGAGGCAAAATAG
- a CDS encoding PEP-CTERM sorting domain-containing protein (PEP-CTERM proteins occur, often in large numbers, in the proteomes of bacteria that also encode an exosortase, a predicted intramembrane cysteine proteinase. The presence of a PEP-CTERM domain at a protein's C-terminus predicts cleavage within the sorting domain, followed by covalent anchoring to some some component of the (usually Gram-negative) cell surface. Many PEP-CTERM proteins exhibit an unusual sequence composition that includes large numbers of potential glycosylation sites. Expression of one such protein has been shown restore the ability of a bacterium to form floc, a type of biofilm.) — MDKRLLRIAMASCLVMASAALTQAANWVGAGPSPSPSPTPPVYWSAVYDGSTTTTGWDSAAPNSNGASANFTSVGAERATTLDAAYTVGSLTLSGTSSGARRINFTGSEGTNTLTFNSGDTGPATITNNASGNSIFIYMDARVNLDDDLVVTNNNAVYTTNPGIRFNRVLTGNGNLTFVNVNNSLAGGQISLTYAGSSTFTGNVLVKKGAVVFGSTANAFGATSNIITLGSAGEGSASLVGTASGSASTLANNIVVASGTGGTLLLGNSGSNSAVNATFTGTITLNGDVSLISNKPSGGDVRYTNVISGVGSVTTVGSGETQFGNGVTDITNTYRGNTTLADSSSLVLSDNTQMTFYIGNSGVNNKITATGFQNVLTLDGDFVFDLTGAAANGTWQIVDVNLLNETFSSSFRVLSTSSVNPWAENNNVWTYVNGGVTYSFSEATGVLTAVPEPTTALLLGGGLMVLLLRRRRRS, encoded by the coding sequence ATGGACAAACGACTCCTTCGGATTGCCATGGCATCCTGCCTGGTGATGGCATCGGCGGCTCTGACGCAAGCAGCAAACTGGGTGGGTGCCGGCCCCAGTCCCAGCCCCAGTCCTACCCCGCCCGTCTACTGGTCAGCAGTTTACGATGGCTCGACTACTACGACCGGGTGGGATTCTGCTGCGCCGAACTCAAATGGAGCCAGTGCGAATTTTACGTCAGTAGGAGCGGAACGCGCAACGACACTGGATGCTGCATATACGGTGGGGTCGTTGACTCTCTCAGGAACTTCCTCTGGTGCTCGGCGTATTAATTTCACTGGTTCGGAAGGCACAAATACTCTCACTTTTAACTCAGGGGATACGGGGCCAGCGACCATCACCAATAACGCATCCGGCAATTCTATTTTTATATACATGGATGCGCGCGTTAATTTGGATGACGATCTCGTGGTTACAAACAATAACGCTGTTTATACGACAAATCCTGGGATTAGGTTTAATAGAGTACTTACCGGAAATGGTAATTTGACGTTTGTTAACGTTAATAATTCCCTGGCGGGTGGGCAAATTAGTCTTACCTATGCTGGTAGCAGTACATTTACGGGCAATGTGCTTGTGAAGAAGGGTGCGGTTGTTTTTGGCTCTACGGCGAATGCTTTTGGTGCCACGAGTAATATCATTACCCTGGGCAGTGCGGGAGAGGGTTCTGCGTCGCTGGTTGGAACGGCCTCTGGTAGTGCATCAACACTGGCCAACAATATTGTCGTTGCATCCGGAACCGGGGGCACTTTGTTGCTTGGAAACTCAGGATCAAATTCAGCGGTTAATGCGACGTTTACCGGAACCATCACATTGAATGGTGATGTGTCTCTCATAAGTAACAAGCCCAGCGGCGGCGATGTCCGCTACACAAATGTGATTTCTGGAGTAGGATCTGTCACCACTGTCGGGAGTGGTGAAACTCAATTCGGCAACGGAGTCACCGATATTACCAATACCTACAGGGGCAATACCACGCTTGCGGATAGCAGTTCGCTCGTTCTCTCCGACAACACTCAAATGACGTTTTACATCGGGAATAGCGGGGTGAACAACAAGATCACGGCAACTGGCTTTCAAAACGTGCTGACGCTCGATGGAGACTTTGTCTTCGATCTGACCGGAGCTGCCGCCAATGGCACCTGGCAGATTGTGGACGTGAATTTGTTGAACGAGACATTTAGTTCCTCCTTCAGAGTGTTGTCCACCTCCTCGGTAAACCCTTGGGCGGAGAATAACAACGTTTGGACTTATGTGAACGGGGGCGTGACCTACTCCTTCAGCGAAGCCACCGGGGTGCTTACGGCTGTGCCGGAGCCTACGACGGCACTGCTGCTGGGCGGAGGCCTGATGGTTCTCCTGCTTCGCCGCCGCCGTCGCAGCTAA
- a CDS encoding fibronectin type III domain-containing protein → MSFGLKLLPRFALLLASASLLNAQSFPNVPSVYVHYSADNMANVTTAPLSQTFTSANVDLANQLLTGLPDLGFPSVSKSFATPVYFSTTGTLPAPLQPNTPYYVVGTAAGGYKVYPLATDADAPYQPGSLLGEKVHIAQNAYLGVRNVVFTNGGTGTHTLSTKKLLFQLNDLTANGFNSAGPNATNKHAMLELDTDASGHWYFKTLGAISRENWVGSYNGYGPTLFQNGDKYAARQRIGNKRVVYQIFVCRVRSFKERQVFKVLDNPTHINTTNNQISYGWDSRMVGKVATGDLMRVKASSGSTLPAPLVEGTDYYANKVDTKFMTLHLTAADAASGANAIDLTTTGDGSFLFYAPQRVGDARRWSFFAEVLEPGSGGGNTLSARLQEPMPSGASILKNATAFLSGGNNGNITGFSSVENLTPVVFWVPPGATLPAPLVAGTRYWISKATPTASSARLHTSLASAQAGVGKSLAASGCITYTAAGTGESLVSYDDDATYIGYGTLQSAIEPPPLRVTFGDLKVLVFKIDFNDPDPSVTNAVATLGVNEAVTSTRALTLVKGNTPPAVQDSSKAWTLFNSAQGHVPIDLDCYEIVFGSTDSTDPTADIQSIVDYLRVKYNIGSGVQAPATPGGVTATAGDRRVSLSWSPVSGAASYRVKVGSSPSGPFSLLGEVDGSAQNFLHENLTNGTTYYYRVSAVNAGGESVDSSTVQAVPVNPPALTGAVSRRVHGAAGTFDIPISISPTGSVPVECRIGSALTLVASFDKDIVTCDAVVTAGNASLAEDSVVSGKDVTVHLSDVSDVQTVQVALENVTASDGSVLPSGVLKVKILSGDVNANSAVNALDGALIASAYGKPLATNNFRYDVDASGSINSQDNVLTGKRSGNSQP, encoded by the coding sequence ATGTCTTTTGGTCTCAAGCTCCTCCCACGATTTGCCCTGCTTCTGGCCTCGGCCTCGCTGCTGAATGCTCAGAGCTTTCCTAATGTCCCGTCCGTCTATGTGCACTACTCGGCGGACAACATGGCCAATGTCACCACTGCTCCGCTGAGCCAGACGTTTACTTCCGCGAATGTCGATCTCGCCAACCAGCTGCTGACGGGGCTGCCCGACCTGGGATTTCCCTCGGTGTCAAAGAGCTTTGCGACGCCGGTCTATTTCTCCACCACTGGCACGCTGCCTGCCCCCCTCCAGCCAAATACACCCTACTACGTGGTGGGCACCGCGGCTGGCGGATACAAGGTCTACCCTCTCGCGACCGATGCGGATGCTCCCTATCAACCCGGGTCATTGCTGGGTGAAAAAGTACATATCGCGCAAAATGCCTATCTCGGCGTGCGCAATGTCGTGTTCACCAATGGCGGCACGGGGACGCATACGCTTTCGACGAAGAAGCTCCTCTTTCAGTTGAATGATCTCACGGCGAACGGATTTAACTCCGCCGGCCCGAACGCCACCAACAAGCACGCCATGCTGGAGTTGGACACGGATGCCAGCGGGCACTGGTATTTCAAGACCCTTGGCGCGATCTCCAGGGAAAACTGGGTGGGGTCCTACAATGGATACGGCCCGACGCTGTTCCAGAACGGAGACAAGTACGCGGCCCGGCAGCGCATCGGTAACAAGCGCGTGGTTTATCAGATCTTTGTCTGCCGGGTGCGCTCGTTCAAGGAGCGGCAGGTCTTCAAGGTGCTCGATAACCCGACTCATATCAACACGACGAACAACCAGATCAGCTATGGCTGGGATTCGCGAATGGTCGGCAAGGTGGCCACGGGCGACCTGATGAGGGTCAAGGCGAGCAGCGGCTCGACCCTGCCCGCGCCTCTCGTCGAGGGAACGGACTACTACGCAAACAAGGTGGACACCAAGTTCATGACGCTTCACCTCACGGCGGCGGATGCCGCGAGCGGAGCCAATGCCATCGATCTGACCACGACCGGCGACGGATCGTTCCTCTTCTACGCTCCGCAGCGTGTCGGCGATGCGCGGCGCTGGAGCTTCTTTGCCGAGGTACTCGAGCCGGGCAGCGGGGGAGGGAATACGCTCTCCGCGCGCCTTCAGGAGCCGATGCCATCCGGGGCCAGCATCCTGAAGAACGCCACGGCATTCCTGTCGGGAGGCAACAACGGCAATATCACGGGCTTCTCCAGTGTGGAGAATCTGACGCCGGTGGTCTTCTGGGTTCCTCCGGGAGCGACCCTGCCGGCGCCTCTGGTGGCGGGAACACGCTACTGGATCTCGAAAGCCACGCCGACCGCCTCCAGTGCGCGACTGCATACCAGCCTCGCCAGCGCCCAGGCCGGGGTGGGTAAATCCCTAGCCGCCTCGGGCTGCATCACCTACACTGCGGCGGGTACAGGGGAGAGCCTCGTCAGTTACGACGACGACGCGACCTATATCGGCTACGGCACGCTGCAAAGCGCCATCGAGCCGCCGCCGCTGCGGGTGACCTTTGGCGACTTGAAGGTGCTGGTCTTCAAGATCGACTTCAACGATCCCGATCCCAGCGTCACCAATGCGGTGGCCACCCTCGGGGTCAATGAAGCTGTCACCTCGACGCGCGCGCTTACGCTGGTAAAAGGAAATACGCCGCCTGCCGTGCAGGACTCGTCCAAGGCGTGGACGCTGTTTAACTCCGCCCAGGGCCATGTGCCGATCGACCTGGATTGTTATGAAATCGTCTTTGGCAGCACGGACTCGACCGATCCCACGGCGGACATCCAGTCCATCGTGGATTACCTCAGGGTGAAGTATAATATCGGAAGCGGAGTCCAGGCTCCGGCCACTCCGGGGGGAGTGACAGCGACGGCGGGTGATCGCCGGGTCTCGCTCTCCTGGTCGCCCGTCTCCGGTGCCGCGAGTTATCGGGTCAAGGTCGGGTCCTCGCCGAGCGGGCCGTTCAGCCTGCTGGGTGAGGTGGATGGCTCGGCGCAGAATTTCCTGCACGAGAATCTCACGAATGGCACCACGTACTATTACCGGGTGTCCGCCGTGAACGCTGGCGGAGAGAGCGTGGATTCCTCGACCGTGCAGGCGGTGCCAGTGAATCCTCCGGCCTTGACGGGGGCGGTCTCCCGCCGGGTGCATGGGGCGGCCGGGACGTTCGATATCCCGATCTCGATTTCTCCGACTGGATCGGTCCCGGTGGAATGCCGCATTGGCTCCGCGCTGACGCTGGTGGCCTCTTTTGACAAGGATATCGTCACTTGCGACGCCGTCGTGACCGCGGGGAATGCCTCGCTCGCGGAGGACTCCGTCGTCTCCGGCAAGGACGTGACGGTTCATCTCTCCGATGTGTCGGATGTGCAAACCGTACAGGTCGCTCTGGAAAATGTCACCGCAAGCGACGGGAGTGTGCTCCCCTCCGGCGTCCTGAAGGTCAAGATCCTGAGCGGCGATGTGAATGCAAACTCCGCGGTGAATGCGCTGGACGGCGCCCTGATAGCGAGCGCTTACGGAAAGCCCCTGGCAACGAATAATTTCCGGTACGATGTCGATGCCAGCGGCTCGATCAACTCCCAGGATAACGTGTTAACCGGAAAGCGCTCGGGCAACTCCCAACCCTAG
- a CDS encoding PEP-CTERM sorting domain-containing protein (PEP-CTERM proteins occur, often in large numbers, in the proteomes of bacteria that also encode an exosortase, a predicted intramembrane cysteine proteinase. The presence of a PEP-CTERM domain at a protein's C-terminus predicts cleavage within the sorting domain, followed by covalent anchoring to some some component of the (usually Gram-negative) cell surface. Many PEP-CTERM proteins exhibit an unusual sequence composition that includes large numbers of potential glycosylation sites. Expression of one such protein has been shown restore the ability of a bacterium to form floc, a type of biofilm.) — translation MIFKVFAAIAALGVMLAADARAQTLILEPSATELGPGDTFTLKVSLNTGSLPIAGFSVYFNMAGTDASGSFIVQSETLSPDWIFLGGGPTLPEAIPDTGLSQDYGYTATPTLEDLPASTDLWLFTLQLQLGLALAPGNYTIRTTTDSGFYYDLQSEGVQVYLPSSAIAVTVVPEPSTLFLALTSAGIIVFLRRKVGSDVKFGRKC, via the coding sequence ATGATTTTCAAAGTCTTCGCCGCCATCGCCGCGCTGGGCGTGATGCTCGCCGCCGACGCCCGGGCGCAAACCCTCATTCTCGAGCCGAGCGCCACCGAGTTGGGGCCTGGTGACACATTCACACTGAAGGTGTCGCTCAATACGGGCAGCCTGCCGATCGCGGGATTCTCCGTCTATTTCAACATGGCGGGCACCGACGCGTCGGGGAGCTTCATTGTCCAGTCGGAGACGCTTTCCCCGGACTGGATTTTCCTCGGCGGGGGACCCACCCTGCCGGAGGCGATTCCGGATACGGGTCTCAGCCAGGACTACGGATACACGGCCACTCCCACGCTGGAGGATCTCCCGGCGAGTACCGATCTCTGGCTCTTCACTCTTCAGCTTCAGCTCGGCCTCGCGCTGGCCCCGGGCAATTATACGATCCGCACCACGACTGATAGTGGCTTTTACTATGACCTCCAGAGTGAAGGGGTGCAGGTCTATTTGCCATCCAGCGCCATCGCGGTTACAGTCGTTCCCGAACCCTCCACGCTCTTCCTGGCTTTGACTTCAGCCGGGATCATCGTTTTCCTCCGCAGGAAAGTCGGCTCTGATGTGAAATTTGGTCGAAAATGTTAA